A region from the Solibacillus sp. FSL H8-0523 genome encodes:
- a CDS encoding 3D domain-containing protein, with the protein MIKKRVAEIVRVLALLSIFLIVFIEITTSKSKIEIEKENTECYNNCNLNYKNLINITLNNINIYEQKNFEKFLVGAKEAKLKKELEAQEKIEIETKKVAVEETVEETIEDSIEKTESSIYEATFYTAKCNGCTGVTSSGYNVTKTIFYKGLRVVAAPSHINLYTKLKITLNDGTVIDAIVLDRGGNIKKNRLDILVGSKKEAYNLGRQKVKVEVIK; encoded by the coding sequence ATGATAAAAAAACGTGTTGCAGAGATTGTTAGAGTGTTAGCATTACTTAGTATTTTTCTCATTGTGTTTATTGAGATTACTACAAGTAAATCAAAAATTGAAATTGAAAAAGAAAATACCGAATGCTATAATAATTGTAATTTAAATTACAAAAATTTAATCAATATTACATTAAATAACATAAACATATACGAACAAAAAAATTTCGAAAAATTCTTAGTGGGAGCTAAAGAAGCGAAACTTAAAAAAGAGCTTGAAGCACAAGAGAAAATTGAAATAGAAACGAAGAAGGTAGCAGTCGAAGAGACAGTTGAAGAGACAATTGAAGACTCTATAGAAAAGACTGAATCATCTATTTATGAAGCGACTTTTTATACTGCTAAATGTAATGGTTGCACGGGTGTAACGTCCAGTGGTTATAATGTGACAAAAACCATTTTTTACAAAGGGCTTAGAGTAGTCGCTGCACCATCTCATATTAATTTATATACAAAGTTAAAAATTACTTTAAATGATGGAACAGTTATAGATGCAATCGTACTAGATCGAGGTGGTAACATAAAAAAGAATCGTCTTGATATTTTAGTAGGTAGTAAAAAGGAAGCTTACAATCTTGGTAGGCAGAAAGTAAAGGTAGAAGTGATTAAGTAA
- a CDS encoding helix-turn-helix transcriptional regulator, translating to MVQNKELLKILVQKNLTLTNLSERTNIPITKIQAIVEHDFKNASIGNAIKIAQALDVELHEIIPEIKPSQTNNQLEREIRKLKKDYVVVSNQYDNLVKEVTTMLWKHL from the coding sequence ATGGTACAAAACAAAGAGCTATTGAAAATCCTAGTACAAAAAAATCTTACTCTAACAAATTTATCAGAAAGAACAAACATTCCTATTACTAAAATTCAAGCAATAGTAGAACATGATTTTAAAAACGCATCAATAGGAAATGCGATCAAAATAGCTCAAGCTTTGGACGTTGAATTACATGAAATAATACCAGAAATTAAACCTAGTCAAACCAATAATCAACTAGAAAGAGAAATCAGAAAGTTGAAAAAAGATTACGTGGTAGTTAGTAATCAATATGATAATTTAGTAAAAGAAGTTACAACTATGCTTTGGAAGCACTTATAA
- a CDS encoding ribonucleoside-diphosphate reductase subunit alpha, with amino-acid sequence MTVVTKNKGKRKLNFDEGRLLSFVDNILKDFSNLKQKEIAHYKSKFLKSILSLKEIRAAEITNKLILEALNNVSREQPDWTYVASRIYLAKLYKEAAYNRSYDSSEKYGSLIGLLKTLGEKGIYSETILREYTKEEIKLAESFIDPTKDYLYTYAGLKTLSDRYLAKDHNKRTFELPQERKIIMALVLNSKEQKSKRMDYVKEAYWALSNQYMTAATPTWSNAGKSYGQLSSCFIDTVDDSLQSIYDSNTDIANLSKNGGGIGVYMGKVRSRGSDIRGFKGISSGVINWMKQLNNTAVAVDQLGTRQGSIAVYLDVWHKDINIFLEAKLNNGDERLRTHDLFLGACVPDLFMEQVEKRGDWYLFDPHEVKKVMGYSLEDCYDEKRGDGTFRERYEECIQNNDLTKTKVAAIDIMKSIMKAQLETGTLFMFYRDEVNRKNPNKHAGMIYSTNLCVEITQNMSATILTEQKLLDDGTIISYKKAGDFVTCNLSSIHLGNAYKDDVFERLIPIQMRLLDNVIDNNSIPVLQAQKTNERYRSVGLGTFSYHHLLALKGFFWGSDEAIKYTDHLYEKINYLAIKASMELAKEKGAYPLFKGSDWDNGDYFKLREYGTGAYDDTDRFIKNEQWTALAEEVHDYGMRNANIMAVAPNGTTSTLANGTASIDPVFNQMYFEEKKDSKIPVTVPDLSPKTMIYYENAYTVSQLASVKQNAARQRHIDQSQSFNIYVMNDIKAKDLLEIQMTAWDLGVKTTYYIRSTSIDILDCEVCQ; translated from the coding sequence ATGACAGTAGTTACTAAGAATAAAGGAAAGCGCAAACTTAATTTTGATGAAGGCCGTTTATTGAGTTTTGTGGATAATATTTTAAAGGATTTTTCAAATCTAAAGCAAAAGGAAATTGCACATTACAAAAGTAAATTTTTAAAAAGTATTTTGAGCTTAAAAGAAATACGTGCAGCCGAAATTACTAATAAACTGATTCTGGAAGCATTAAACAATGTATCACGAGAACAACCAGATTGGACTTATGTTGCTTCAAGAATTTATTTAGCAAAGTTATATAAAGAAGCTGCTTACAATCGTTCTTATGATTCATCTGAAAAATATGGTAGTCTCATTGGACTTTTAAAAACATTAGGTGAAAAGGGAATCTATTCGGAAACGATTCTAAGAGAATACACGAAAGAGGAAATTAAATTAGCGGAAAGTTTTATTGATCCCACTAAAGATTACCTCTACACGTATGCAGGGTTGAAAACACTATCAGACAGATATTTAGCCAAAGACCATAATAAACGAACGTTTGAATTGCCTCAAGAGCGTAAAATTATTATGGCCTTAGTGTTAAATTCGAAAGAACAAAAATCAAAACGTATGGATTATGTAAAAGAAGCGTATTGGGCATTGTCAAATCAATATATGACTGCCGCAACGCCTACATGGTCAAATGCTGGCAAATCGTATGGTCAATTATCAAGCTGCTTTATTGATACGGTGGATGACAGCCTACAAAGCATTTATGACAGTAATACGGATATTGCCAACCTATCGAAAAATGGCGGTGGTATTGGCGTATACATGGGCAAGGTGCGTAGTCGAGGTTCGGATATTCGTGGATTTAAAGGTATTTCTTCAGGCGTTATTAACTGGATGAAACAATTAAATAATACTGCCGTTGCGGTTGACCAACTAGGCACTCGACAAGGCTCAATAGCGGTTTATTTGGATGTGTGGCATAAAGACATTAACATCTTCTTAGAAGCCAAATTGAACAATGGTGATGAGCGCTTACGTACACATGATTTATTCCTGGGGGCTTGTGTACCAGACTTATTCATGGAGCAAGTTGAAAAACGTGGAGATTGGTACTTGTTTGATCCGCATGAGGTGAAAAAAGTAATGGGCTATTCACTTGAAGATTGCTATGACGAAAAACGAGGCGATGGCACATTCCGCGAACGCTATGAAGAATGCATTCAAAACAACGATTTAACTAAAACTAAAGTTGCTGCTATTGACATCATGAAATCCATTATGAAAGCACAACTTGAAACGGGCACTCTTTTTATGTTTTATCGTGATGAGGTCAATCGTAAAAATCCAAATAAACATGCTGGAATGATTTACTCAACTAATCTATGCGTGGAAATCACACAGAACATGTCTGCAACGATTCTAACAGAACAAAAATTACTAGATGATGGGACTATTATTTCATACAAAAAAGCGGGAGATTTTGTAACTTGTAATCTATCATCTATTCACTTAGGTAACGCTTATAAGGATGATGTGTTTGAGCGTCTAATTCCTATTCAAATGCGTTTACTCGACAACGTAATTGATAATAATAGTATTCCAGTATTACAAGCACAAAAAACAAATGAGCGCTATCGTAGCGTTGGATTAGGCACGTTCTCTTATCATCATTTACTTGCGCTGAAAGGGTTCTTCTGGGGTTCTGATGAGGCAATTAAATATACTGACCATTTATATGAAAAAATTAATTATCTAGCAATCAAAGCGTCAATGGAACTGGCGAAAGAAAAAGGTGCTTATCCATTGTTTAAAGGCTCTGATTGGGACAACGGTGATTACTTTAAACTACGAGAGTATGGTACAGGCGCTTATGACGATACAGATCGTTTCATTAAAAATGAGCAATGGACTGCCCTAGCCGAAGAGGTACATGACTATGGTATGCGTAACGCTAATATTATGGCCGTAGCACCAAATGGAACAACTAGCACACTAGCAAATGGAACAGCATCTATTGACCCCGTATTTAATCAAATGTATTTCGAAGAAAAGAAGGATTCAAAAATCCCCGTAACTGTACCAGACTTATCCCCAAAAACGATGATTTACTACGAAAATGCTTATACAGTAAGTCAACTTGCTTCAGTGAAACAAAACGCTGCTCGACAACGACACATTGACCAGTCTCAATCATTTAATATCTATGTAATGAATGACATTAAAGCAAAAGATTTATTGGAAATTCAAATGACCGCTTGGGATTTAGGCGTGAAAACAACATATTACATTCGCTCAACGTCCATTGATATTTTAGACTGTGAAGTTTGTCAGTAA
- a CDS encoding flavodoxin domain-containing protein, protein MQILIVCDSMTGNTQMVAEFIQKTLWEQHEYHAQIASPKENVSIEGYDLVFLGAYTWGEGKLPKKMRDYLANILVENELPIFPQFSVFGTGDTQWGGENLVNYCRAVDAMYYYCSKYANEPIAKLKIEQSPVSKFQQNEIFKFINETLRGMIVC, encoded by the coding sequence ATGCAAATTTTAATCGTTTGTGACAGCATGACAGGCAATACGCAAATGGTTGCTGAATTCATTCAAAAGACATTATGGGAGCAGCATGAATATCATGCGCAAATCGCTTCACCAAAAGAAAATGTAAGTATTGAAGGCTATGATTTAGTTTTTCTCGGTGCTTATACGTGGGGTGAGGGGAAGCTACCAAAGAAAATGAGAGACTATTTAGCAAATATCCTAGTAGAAAATGAGCTACCTATATTTCCTCAATTTTCGGTGTTTGGTACAGGTGATACGCAATGGGGTGGAGAAAATCTAGTGAACTATTGTAGAGCAGTAGATGCCATGTATTACTATTGTAGTAAGTATGCAAACGAACCAATCGCAAAATTAAAAATCGAGCAAAGCCCCGTCTCCAAATTCCAACAAAACGAAATTTTTAAATTTATAAATGAAACATTGAGAGGAATGATTGTGTGTTAG
- a CDS encoding ribonucleotide-diphosphate reductase subunit beta, whose translation MLVNKPKLFEPANPNKSTSIINGLSSGILNWDDIKYKQIYEIYKKLLGKFWTPFEINMAKDAKDYKLLTENEREAFRNIIGLLSILDSVQPKFLALVTDFLSDDSITACFIISAQQEVVHNHSYSYVLSSVEQKNMQDIAFQAARTNPLVYERNKIITDLYEEAFATRTFESLLKALTASIILEGINFYSGFAFFYNLARNQKMMATATMIQYINGDELSHTHLMSQVIKLLILENPEPMKDFDYEGFTKNLFKEAVEHEIIWSKYALRNIEDITLDEMTDYIKYRANKCLSMINIEPIYEGLEKNPMTWINAYLNEGETKGLTKTDFFEQKSREYAKISEDNGFDDL comes from the coding sequence GTGTTAGTTAACAAACCAAAATTATTTGAACCAGCAAATCCCAATAAATCGACATCGATAATTAATGGCTTATCCAGTGGCATCTTAAATTGGGATGACATCAAGTATAAACAAATCTATGAAATTTATAAGAAGCTACTAGGGAAGTTCTGGACACCGTTTGAAATCAACATGGCAAAAGATGCGAAAGACTACAAACTACTCACTGAGAACGAACGTGAAGCGTTTCGAAATATCATTGGACTACTATCTATACTTGATTCAGTGCAGCCAAAGTTTTTAGCATTAGTAACAGATTTTTTATCAGATGATTCAATTACGGCCTGCTTCATTATTTCAGCGCAGCAGGAGGTAGTTCATAATCATTCGTACTCTTATGTACTATCATCTGTTGAGCAAAAGAACATGCAAGACATCGCGTTTCAAGCGGCACGAACGAATCCACTTGTATATGAACGCAACAAAATTATTACAGATTTATATGAAGAGGCGTTCGCAACACGAACATTTGAAAGCTTATTGAAGGCATTGACTGCATCAATTATTTTAGAGGGAATTAATTTTTATTCTGGTTTTGCATTCTTCTACAACTTGGCGCGAAATCAAAAGATGATGGCTACGGCAACAATGATTCAATATATCAATGGAGATGAATTGTCGCATACGCATTTAATGAGTCAAGTCATTAAGCTATTAATCTTAGAAAATCCTGAGCCAATGAAAGATTTTGATTATGAAGGTTTTACGAAAAATTTATTTAAAGAAGCCGTAGAGCATGAAATCATCTGGTCTAAGTATGCATTACGTAATATCGAAGACATCACTTTAGACGAAATGACGGATTACATTAAGTATCGTGCAAATAAATGTCTGTCTATGATTAACATTGAACCAATTTATGAGGGGCTTGAAAAGAATCCGATGACGTGGATCAATGCTTATTTAAATGAAGGGGAGACAAAAGGATTGACTAAGACTGACTTTTTCGAACAGAAGTCGAGAGAGTACGCAAAAATTTCAGAGGACAACGGTTTCGATGATTTATAA
- a CDS encoding glutaredoxin family protein codes for MDRLFVITKPNCGGCSLVKNYLDDKEIEYETIDGFENPEILVEFGIMSFPVAILVDENEHEIDRVNGFNPEALSLLVEDL; via the coding sequence ATGGATCGACTATTTGTAATAACAAAGCCGAATTGTGGTGGATGTTCGTTAGTAAAAAACTATTTAGATGATAAAGAAATTGAATATGAAACAATCGATGGGTTTGAGAATCCAGAAATCCTTGTTGAATTTGGGATTATGTCATTTCCAGTGGCGATTTTGGTTGATGAGAATGAGCATGAAATTGATCGCGTGAATGGCTTTAATCCAGAGGCTTTAAGTTTATTAGTTGAAGACTTGTAA
- a CDS encoding HAD family hydrolase: MERKPPKQTTDLNMWWQWVRKFHLAFNHPAPDVPTMLTEERIMKRNSWMQEECKEMLEAKTLEDQVDAAIDKLYFALGDLVELGVKPNNLLRIVQKANMGKLHNVDGKMIPVYKEDGKIKKPVDWEVKFAPEEKLKDEIARQTKKK, encoded by the coding sequence ATGGAACGTAAACCGCCTAAACAAACAACTGATTTAAATATGTGGTGGCAGTGGGTGCGTAAATTCCACTTAGCTTTTAATCATCCTGCTCCCGATGTGCCAACAATGTTAACAGAAGAACGCATTATGAAGCGGAATAGTTGGATGCAAGAAGAATGTAAGGAAATGTTAGAAGCAAAAACGTTAGAAGATCAAGTTGATGCAGCTATCGATAAATTATATTTTGCTTTAGGTGATTTAGTCGAGCTGGGTGTAAAACCAAATAACCTTCTACGTATCGTACAGAAGGCGAACATGGGAAAACTTCATAATGTTGATGGCAAAATGATTCCTGTATATAAGGAAGATGGCAAAATTAAAAAACCTGTTGATTGGGAAGTTAAGTTTGCGCCAGAAGAAAAGTTGAAGGATGAAATTGCTCGTCAAACTAAGAAAAAATAG
- a CDS encoding sigma-70 family RNA polymerase sigma factor: protein MSSDEHVEALYYEYEKYILPTIYRKFPNYKTFSNTHGLDLDDLIQYGRLGLYKACKTFDGKKGLNIRSYVIQMIAWTIMTEIKKNSLNNVSNKSLNLLEKISLEQEFAFDGESVALHEAIGSIDEGYEEIEYLNIVELLKGRVPDNFFIVLEMRKNGYTYNEIGKKIGVTPQRCNKLLRTYHKLLREVMFE, encoded by the coding sequence ATGAGCAGCGATGAACATGTTGAGGCATTGTATTATGAATACGAAAAGTATATTTTACCTACAATCTATAGAAAATTTCCGAATTACAAAACGTTTTCGAATACACATGGCTTGGATTTGGATGATTTAATTCAATATGGGCGATTAGGCTTATATAAAGCATGTAAAACCTTTGACGGTAAAAAAGGTTTAAATATAAGGTCTTATGTAATACAGATGATTGCTTGGACTATAATGACTGAAATAAAGAAAAACAGTTTAAATAATGTTTCAAATAAAAGCTTAAATCTCTTAGAAAAAATAAGCTTAGAGCAAGAGTTTGCTTTTGATGGTGAGTCGGTAGCCCTTCATGAAGCGATTGGATCAATTGATGAAGGTTATGAGGAAATAGAATACTTAAATATAGTGGAACTATTAAAAGGTAGAGTTCCCGATAATTTTTTTATTGTACTGGAAATGCGTAAGAACGGCTACACATACAATGAAATAGGAAAAAAAATAGGTGTTACGCCTCAACGTTGTAATAAATTACTGAGAACCTATCATAAACTATTAAGAGAAGTAATGTTTGAATAA
- the thyA gene encoding thymidylate synthase has product MSKADVTYIELINEVLTYGVWDEPLNVRTIYSDGTPATTKAIINKQLKFDNSELPILTQKRVPLKDPIKEMFWIWQRMSNSVQDLRDVGCGVWDEWELQDGTIGRAYGWQLRNKKRKVRIDETLVSMVENGQLSISKKMMEKYSSKKIAKMLGKKIRLNQVDYLLYQLMKNPYSRRIKTTLYCIEDLDDMALEPCVYETHWQLWNGTLNLTVNIRSNDLCLGNPYNIYQYAILHRLIAQVTGHSVGEICFNIDNAHIYSRHIEKVKEQIKRPMYAAPAVKINPLVTSFFDFTMKDIEIINYQHGESISYEVAL; this is encoded by the coding sequence ATGAGTAAAGCTGACGTAACCTATATAGAACTAATTAACGAAGTTCTCACGTATGGCGTATGGGACGAACCGCTAAATGTGCGTACAATTTATTCAGATGGCACTCCAGCTACAACAAAAGCAATTATTAATAAACAGCTCAAGTTTGATAATAGTGAGTTGCCAATATTAACACAGAAAAGAGTACCATTAAAAGACCCAATAAAAGAAATGTTTTGGATTTGGCAGCGAATGTCAAACAGCGTTCAAGATTTAAGAGATGTAGGCTGTGGTGTATGGGATGAATGGGAATTGCAAGACGGAACAATCGGTCGTGCGTATGGATGGCAATTAAGGAATAAAAAACGAAAAGTTAGAATAGATGAAACATTAGTATCAATGGTAGAAAACGGGCAATTATCAATTTCCAAAAAAATGATGGAGAAATATTCATCAAAAAAAATAGCAAAAATGTTAGGCAAAAAAATTCGTTTAAATCAAGTGGATTACTTGTTATATCAATTGATGAAAAATCCGTATTCACGTAGGATTAAAACCACGCTTTACTGTATTGAAGATTTAGATGACATGGCGCTTGAGCCTTGTGTGTACGAAACGCATTGGCAACTATGGAACGGTACGCTCAATCTTACAGTAAATATTCGCAGCAACGATCTATGTCTCGGAAATCCATACAATATTTACCAATATGCTATTTTACATCGACTTATTGCACAAGTGACGGGACATAGTGTAGGGGAAATTTGCTTTAACATTGATAATGCCCATATTTATAGCCGCCATATTGAAAAAGTAAAAGAACAAATTAAACGACCAATGTACGCAGCTCCAGCGGTTAAAATCAATCCGCTTGTAACAAGTTTCTTTGATTTTACTATGAAGGATATTGAGATTATTAACTATCAACATGGTGAATCTATTAGTTATGAGGTGGCGTTATAA
- a CDS encoding metallophosphoesterase: MKVSYVSDLHLDFWVRFDSNILKWEKRTCEFITQLVNTDIGKREVLCIAGDLSHYNQQSLWALEVFATNYEHVFVQVGNHDYYLISGSQERKYSNNSLNRVKELHEEIIKIKNVSSLFEGELVVYKGFKFGGTPLWYPLETFEQKVFFNSSSNDSVYIKGVNIQTEHNTNQLQYKTLLQQNLDVMISHFPVINVGSHFNYNSTVCYLTPVEEINTKAWIFGHSHEQKVYEKPYCNFYMNAIGYPHEGMQLKIESFEI, translated from the coding sequence ATGAAAGTTTCGTATGTCAGTGATTTACATTTAGATTTTTGGGTGCGTTTTGATTCAAACATTCTAAAATGGGAAAAACGAACGTGTGAATTTATTACGCAATTAGTTAATACGGACATAGGCAAGAGAGAGGTATTGTGTATCGCGGGTGACTTATCACATTATAATCAACAATCATTATGGGCATTAGAAGTTTTTGCAACCAATTATGAACATGTGTTTGTGCAAGTAGGCAATCATGATTATTATTTAATTAGTGGTAGCCAGGAGCGCAAATATAGCAATAACTCACTGAATCGAGTAAAAGAATTACATGAGGAAATTATTAAAATAAAGAATGTATCCTCATTATTTGAGGGGGAATTAGTGGTGTACAAAGGTTTTAAATTTGGGGGTACGCCACTTTGGTATCCACTTGAAACATTTGAACAAAAAGTATTTTTTAATAGTAGTTCAAATGATTCTGTTTACATTAAAGGTGTAAATATTCAAACGGAACATAATACTAATCAACTACAATATAAGACGTTATTACAACAGAATTTAGATGTTATGATTTCTCATTTTCCAGTGATAAATGTAGGTTCACATTTTAACTATAACTCAACCGTTTGTTATCTTACGCCAGTAGAAGAAATCAATACAAAGGCGTGGATTTTTGGCCATTCTCATGAGCAAAAAGTTTACGAAAAGCCATACTGTAATTTTTATATGAACGCAATTGGTTATCCGCATGAAGGAATGCAGCTAAAGATAGAGTCTTTCGAAATTTGA
- a CDS encoding macro domain-containing protein, with amino-acid sequence MEYKEIVADLFSLPKHYALAHCIAADAIMGAGIAVEFTKRYKGLRPKLQSQPTNVGEVVLYQENNNKNKVFNLITKYSSYNKPTRKAFNQTILQLKQIVIDENITHIGMPLIGSGLDRLDWNDSRKWIQEVFQDTDVKIVVCRWP; translated from the coding sequence TTGGAATATAAAGAAATTGTTGCGGATTTATTTAGTCTACCAAAACATTATGCTTTAGCACATTGTATTGCAGCAGATGCGATTATGGGTGCTGGAATTGCAGTTGAATTTACTAAAAGATACAAGGGATTACGTCCTAAATTACAATCGCAGCCTACTAATGTGGGTGAAGTTGTTTTATATCAAGAGAACAATAACAAAAATAAAGTTTTCAATCTAATTACAAAATACAGTTCCTACAATAAACCAACGAGAAAAGCATTTAATCAAACCATTCTACAATTAAAACAGATCGTAATAGATGAGAATATCACGCATATTGGAATGCCGTTGATTGGTAGTGGGTTGGATAGGCTTGACTGGAATGACAGTCGAAAGTGGATTCAAGAAGTCTTTCAAGATACTGATGTGAAAATTGTAGTATGCAGATGGCCTTAG
- a CDS encoding DUF2493 domain-containing protein has translation MLKVIIAGGRDFIDYELLKQKADFLLQNQSEVEIVSGAAKGADKLGEKYAKEKGYPISSHPANWDKHGRSAGYIRNKEMAEYADVLIAFWDGKSKGTKHMIDLATKHGLKVRIVNYDETS, from the coding sequence TTGCTAAAAGTAATTATTGCAGGCGGTCGAGATTTTATTGATTATGAATTACTCAAACAAAAAGCGGATTTCCTTTTACAGAATCAATCTGAAGTAGAGATTGTGTCTGGTGCGGCCAAAGGCGCTGATAAATTAGGCGAAAAATATGCAAAAGAAAAAGGCTATCCAATTAGTTCACATCCTGCAAATTGGGATAAACATGGTAGGTCGGCAGGCTATATTCGCAACAAGGAAATGGCTGAATATGCAGATGTTTTAATTGCATTTTGGGACGGTAAGAGTAAAGGAACTAAGCATATGATTGACTTGGCTACAAAACATGGCTTAAAAGTGAGAATCGTTAACTATGACGAAACTTCATAA
- a CDS encoding metallophosphoesterase gives MTIFFTADQHFFHKNVLTFEQRPFATVEEMNEALIQAWNRVVGYLDTVYVIGDFVFHKYANWVEILERLRGQIVLIRGNHDDNKVVKRLVNEGYFYDYHDVGVYLKVDGHQLWLSHYPMEIGLRPKKWSIHGHIHSVPSTWDNQINVGVDSPLLKSLPFGEPLSVEMLVEILNERTPSIEERFTLQRNKEENND, from the coding sequence ATGACTATATTTTTTACGGCAGACCAACATTTTTTTCATAAGAATGTGCTTACATTTGAGCAGCGTCCATTTGCAACAGTTGAGGAAATGAATGAAGCGCTCATTCAAGCTTGGAATCGTGTTGTTGGTTATCTTGATACGGTATATGTAATAGGCGATTTTGTGTTTCATAAATATGCAAATTGGGTGGAGATTTTGGAGAGGCTGCGAGGTCAAATTGTACTTATTCGCGGCAATCATGATGACAACAAAGTTGTGAAACGTTTGGTGAATGAGGGGTATTTTTATGATTATCATGATGTGGGCGTGTACTTGAAGGTGGATGGACATCAACTGTGGCTCTCTCATTATCCGATGGAAATTGGTTTGCGTCCTAAAAAGTGGTCTATTCATGGACATATTCATTCCGTTCCGAGTACATGGGACAATCAAATTAATGTAGGGGTAGACAGTCCTCTATTAAAATCCTTACCTTTTGGCGAACCGCTGTCGGTGGAAATGCTAGTTGAAATTTTGAATGAGCGTACTCCTTCTATTGAAGAAAGATTTACTTTACAAAGAAATAAGGAGGAGAACAATGATTGA
- a CDS encoding transcriptional regulator, with amino-acid sequence MIEFERFIPFYTTIKDNKLILYFAYKYLSIKKDGCVFEFIPSEDNRIVVCLATKAIVNVSDMFAFKKGQQTIKLPLYQLMLVSNMRTHLLPIIEETREKMEAKTKGEKIFMQIPKATREEAVELIRELEEDNIARLLEKSLMNNDKVLFEQVVKLKK; translated from the coding sequence ATGATTGAATTTGAGCGCTTTATACCTTTTTACACAACAATAAAGGACAATAAATTAATCCTTTATTTCGCATATAAGTACTTATCCATTAAGAAAGATGGATGCGTTTTTGAATTTATTCCTAGTGAAGATAATAGAATTGTTGTTTGTCTTGCTACAAAGGCTATCGTGAATGTAAGTGATATGTTTGCATTTAAAAAAGGACAACAGACGATTAAACTTCCGTTGTATCAGTTAATGTTAGTTTCTAATATGAGAACACACTTGTTGCCAATAATTGAAGAAACAAGAGAAAAAATGGAAGCAAAAACAAAAGGTGAAAAGATATTTATGCAAATTCCTAAAGCTACCCGTGAAGAGGCAGTGGAGTTAATTCGTGAACTCGAAGAGGATAATATCGCACGGTTACTCGAAAAATCTTTAATGAACAACGATAAAGTTCTTTTTGAACAGGTAGTTAAGCTAAAGAAGTAG
- a CDS encoding dihydrofolate reductase, protein MIKLIAAVDLNWGLGYNNQLLFRIEEDMKRFRKLTEGHIVVMGRRTYESLGKPLRKRVNVVVTRNKEYKPSDSSVFVEHNINKVLKYYLGTGEQDKDLWVIGGADIYEAFIECADEIWITHVNAAAENVDTWFPFEGLDEFKAVEVLMDWDEENCCSYSFVKYERIY, encoded by the coding sequence ATGATTAAATTAATTGCAGCAGTCGATCTTAATTGGGGATTGGGATATAACAATCAGTTGCTATTTCGTATTGAGGAAGATATGAAACGCTTCAGAAAGCTCACAGAGGGGCATATCGTTGTAATGGGTAGAAGAACTTATGAGTCACTAGGAAAGCCCCTTAGAAAGCGTGTGAACGTGGTTGTGACACGTAATAAGGAATATAAACCGAGTGATTCTAGCGTTTTCGTAGAACATAACATAAATAAAGTTTTAAAATATTATCTTGGTACAGGCGAACAAGATAAGGATTTATGGGTGATCGGTGGTGCTGATATTTATGAAGCGTTTATAGAATGTGCAGATGAAATATGGATCACACATGTAAATGCAGCAGCGGAAAATGTAGATACGTGGTTTCCGTTTGAGGGGTTAGACGAATTTAAAGCTGTTGAGGTGCTAATGGATTGGGATGAGGAGAATTGTTGCAGCTATTCTTTTGTGAAGTATGAACGAATTTATTAA